One Streptomyces sp. R28 DNA window includes the following coding sequences:
- a CDS encoding HEAT repeat domain-containing protein, with protein sequence MFEPVIAPSGTLLGLLQRGRGDGTLHALTAPRAEALAALNHCVLRDPRHDWQVENRSLYYARLYLDLNGELDDIEAHLFDVEDALDTEESRTGLALSVLGHLASYGRRDALELLRRYAATGSNWAWALDELALRDDDAGLRALAAPVLARFPADPEGEAELAVVVRDAFEPRPWRLWAEDSRESIATRVRAAQEAGCFDRWQRQMRPTGPRPGWSVQAVFEWAQQGIERGAALHVPAARCLTAVAGPEDRPEIVAAAKDGTDGARCTALRYLADSNDRDALELIEAAVITGSSAVVEAALEAFERMRSVAAVDRARGWARRPDPLGAAAGRMLACLGGAEDKDLVLAALREAVRGEGPDAPTLWTLVDGTGRLGIACAAPVLRHIYRETASSHLRGRTARALAATDPSFASGFAVECLWDCEESTREIAARHAETGDTRVVERLRRLAADPAEEDEVQTAVRSRIGPDATAG encoded by the coding sequence GCGGCGACGGCACACTGCACGCGCTCACCGCCCCGCGCGCCGAGGCGCTCGCGGCCCTGAACCACTGTGTGCTGCGGGACCCCCGCCACGACTGGCAGGTGGAGAACCGCTCCCTGTACTACGCCCGTCTCTACCTCGACCTGAACGGCGAGCTGGACGACATCGAGGCGCACCTCTTCGACGTCGAGGACGCCCTCGACACCGAGGAGTCACGCACGGGGCTGGCCCTGTCCGTGCTCGGCCACCTCGCCTCCTACGGCAGGCGGGACGCCCTGGAGCTGCTGCGCAGGTACGCCGCCACGGGCTCCAACTGGGCCTGGGCCCTGGACGAGCTGGCGCTCAGGGACGACGACGCGGGGCTGCGTGCCCTCGCCGCGCCCGTCCTGGCCCGTTTCCCGGCCGATCCCGAGGGCGAGGCCGAGCTGGCCGTCGTCGTACGCGATGCTTTTGAGCCACGGCCGTGGCGGCTGTGGGCCGAGGATTCGCGTGAATCGATCGCCACGCGCGTGCGTGCCGCTCAGGAGGCCGGCTGTTTCGACCGCTGGCAACGGCAGATGCGACCTACCGGGCCCCGTCCGGGGTGGAGCGTGCAGGCTGTCTTCGAGTGGGCCCAGCAGGGCATCGAGCGCGGAGCCGCGCTTCATGTGCCCGCCGCCCGGTGTCTCACGGCCGTCGCGGGCCCCGAGGACCGGCCCGAGATCGTCGCCGCCGCCAAGGACGGCACCGACGGCGCCCGCTGCACCGCCCTGCGCTACCTCGCCGACAGCAACGACCGGGACGCCCTCGAGCTGATCGAGGCGGCCGTGATCACCGGATCGTCGGCCGTCGTGGAGGCTGCCCTAGAGGCCTTCGAGCGGATGCGCAGCGTCGCCGCCGTCGACCGCGCGCGTGGCTGGGCCCGACGGCCCGACCCGCTCGGCGCCGCCGCCGGACGCATGCTCGCCTGCCTGGGCGGGGCCGAGGACAAGGACCTCGTCCTCGCGGCGCTACGCGAGGCCGTACGGGGCGAGGGCCCCGACGCGCCGACCCTGTGGACCCTCGTCGACGGCACCGGACGGCTCGGCATCGCCTGCGCCGCCCCCGTACTGCGCCATATCTACCGCGAGACCGCCTCCTCGCATCTGCGCGGCCGCACCGCTCGTGCTCTGGCCGCCACCGACCCCTCGTTCGCGTCCGGATTCGCCGTCGAGTGCCTCTGGGACTGCGAGGAGTCCACCCGCGAGATCGCCGCCCGGCACGCCGAGACCGGTGACACGCGCGTGGTCGAGCGACTGCGCCGGCTCGCCGCCGACCCGGCCGAGGAGGACGAGGTCCAGACGGCCGTACGCAGCAGGATCGGACCGGACGCGACCGCCGGCTGA